ACGACGCGGCCGACGGCCCCGGCCCCCTCCTGATGCGCCTCGCCCGCACGCGCAACCTCGGCCCCGCGGCCACGGCCAAGACGCTGGCGGTGCTGACCGGGCGCCACTGGTCGGCCGCCACGTACCACGCGCTCGCCCGGGGCGGCAGGGAGGTCACCGACGACCTCCTGGCCGACTTCGCCGCCGTGTTCGGGGTCCCGGCCGCGGATCTGGCCGTGCTCGTCGGTGCCGGGCCGTGCGCCGCGCCACCCCCCGCCCCGGCGGTCGATGGGGCCGCCGAGCTGATCCACGACGTCCGCGCGCTGACCGCCGACCAGCTGCGCCGGGCGGTCTCCTTCGCCCGGTCGCTGCGGGAACGGTCCTGACGCGGGGAACGGTCGCGGCAGGGGAACGGCCGCCGCGCGGGACACGCGTGCCCGCGCCGCCCAAGGCGCTTGGCGGCGCGGGCGGTTGGGCGGCCCGGCGCCGGCGGCCCCGCGCCGCGACCGCCTCGGGTCTCTCCGGTGGAAACCCCCTTGACGGCCGTGCCCACCGGGATCGACACTCCTGGGAGGGAATCCTAGTGAACAGGTAGGGAATCATGGCGCGCCTCGAAGCGGTCGCCGGCCGAGCGGGCCGCACGCCGCCGCGCACCCCGCTGCTCACCTCCCGCCGGCACATCGACCTGCTGCGTGTCTGCAGCGCCATCGGCGTCCGGCGCTGAACCCGGGCCGGGTCCACGGACCCGGGGCCCGCGCCGCACCAAGCCTCCCGGCGGCTTGCGCCGCCATCCCTCCGACGGCCACCGCCGACGCGCCCCTCGCACGCCCACGACCCGGGGAGACGCATGACCATCACTCCGCTCGCCGCCGTCCCGCCCACCCACCGCGCCGCCGCGCCCCTGTTCCGGGGCAGGCTCGGCCGGGACGCGCGCAGCGGCCACTACGCCGTGGCCCACCGCTACCGGCTCCACCTGTCCACCGCCTGTCCCGCCGGACTCCGCCTCGCCGTCGGCCACACCCTGCTCGGCCTGGACGACAGCTGTCCGGTCACCTTCCTGCCCGCGCTCCCGGACGGCGACGGCGGCGGCCACACCGCGCTGCGCCCGCTGTACGAGGCCGGCGCCCACCACTACACCGGCCCGGCGCTCGCCCCCGTGCTGAGCGACGACTGGTCCGGACGGATCGTCAGCAATCACGCCCCCGACATCCTGCGCGACCTGGACCGCTTCCCGCGCACCGGCCACGGCCCGCTGTTCCCGGCCGGCCTGGAGTCCGTGATCGAGGCCGTCGAGCGGATGTGCGGCGAGGGCATCGAGGACGCCGCCCAGCGCGCCGGTTCGGCCGGCACCGATCCGGCCGGGCGGGCAGCCGCGCTGGACGTGCTGCTGGACACCCTCGGCCGCCTGGAACGGCGGCTGGCGGGGGAGGAGTACCTCGCCGACGGCCGGCTCACCGCCGCCGACATCGAGCTGTGGGTGTCGCTGGTACGGCTCGACACGGTGCACCGCTGCCACCTCGACGCCCACGCCGTGCAGCGCGTCGCCGAGCACCGGGCCCTGTGGGCCTACGCCCGCCGGCTCACCGCCCACCCCGCCTTCGGACACCACCTCGACCTCGACGGCATCGCCCGCCGCCACCAGGACGGCTGCCGGGGCCTGGAGGCCGCCGGAGCCGCCGTCCAGATCCTGGACTGGGCGGCCCACGCCACCGGCTCCCCGAACACTCCCCGCAGGTGAGAGGGGCCCGGCTCCATCCAACAGGCGGACAGGCGTTGACATTCGCGGCGCCGACTGCCTTACTTGCGGCTCAAGTACGGTCATGAGCGTCAGCGCCAAGCCCTGGCTCGCTGACCGGCAACCCTCGCGACGCGGTGGGGTGCCCCAGGTGACGACCGGACCGGACGACGACTTCGGTAAGCGCGGAGGCCCCACGGGGCCGCGACAGTGACAGGTGACGCCATGTACGCAGCCGGCAGGACGGCCCCGAGCCGCCCCCTGGGCTGCGTACCGCCGTGCGCCGCGCTGGTCGCCGACCGCGCCGTCGACCTGCTCCGCGTCAGCAGCGCGCTGTGTACCGCGCCGGGCGCCGCCACCGGCCGCCGGGGCTGA
This Streptomyces misionensis DNA region includes the following protein-coding sequences:
- a CDS encoding putative leader peptide, whose translation is MARLEAVAGRAGRTPPRTPLLTSRRHIDLLRVCSAIGVRR
- a CDS encoding glutathione S-transferase C-terminal domain-containing protein gives rise to the protein MTITPLAAVPPTHRAAAPLFRGRLGRDARSGHYAVAHRYRLHLSTACPAGLRLAVGHTLLGLDDSCPVTFLPALPDGDGGGHTALRPLYEAGAHHYTGPALAPVLSDDWSGRIVSNHAPDILRDLDRFPRTGHGPLFPAGLESVIEAVERMCGEGIEDAAQRAGSAGTDPAGRAAALDVLLDTLGRLERRLAGEEYLADGRLTAADIELWVSLVRLDTVHRCHLDAHAVQRVAEHRALWAYARRLTAHPAFGHHLDLDGIARRHQDGCRGLEAAGAAVQILDWAAHATGSPNTPRR